In one window of Cydia pomonella isolate Wapato2018A unplaced genomic scaffold, ilCydPomo1 PGA_scaffold_88, whole genome shotgun sequence DNA:
- the LOC133534332 gene encoding uncharacterized protein LOC133534332, with product MEEYEVLGHMSETLPYSSLPSYYLPHHAVLRESSTTTKLRVVFDASAATTSGKSFNDIQLTGPRVQDDLFSILLRFRQHKYVVSADIEKMYRQILVDDEQRQLQLILWRADPSKPLKIYSLNTVTYGTSSAPFLSTRCLLQLSQESSDKETQEAIARDFYVDDFLSGSHSIDDTVALCRNVTTTLKNAQFHLRKWQSNNEEILKAVGENPCLKECVDLSENELSKTLGLNWRCAQDSLTFRIDISLPKVVTKRHILSVIAQIFDPLGLVTPCIVQAKILMQKLWVNQCSWDDPLTGDILTSWEDFVKSLPYLNKVQIPRWVLCNTPTVVDFHVFTDASEKAYGACLYVRSVAGDGSVSVRLLASKSKVAPIKATTIPRLELCGALLGARLCTKVLESVIRKPDHCVFWCDSMIVMGWLSSSPCSLRPFVKNRISEIQESSKAACWRYVPSKENPADLVSRGLSADLIMNSSLWWSGPSFLKQDMAYWPTAPGRSGNESSLPEMLPAKSLVTCPAFDNSCKPIEHLIKNKSSYSKLQRIIAYILRFIHNCKKENTKKTGGLTLAELESASVLLLRRSQQDSFPNEYELLKTGKPLPKKSRLSSLSPFLDSGLIRVGGRLVNSFYDYGTKHPIVLCSKHHLARLFFKMFHLRLLHAPPQLLLATIKLNYWPLGGRNLAKQVVHTCLKCVRLKGETVQPVMGNLPKERLHLEYPFLETGTDYAGPILIADRKGRGCRLIKAYICIFVCLASKALHLELVSDLTKEAFMAALNRFIGRRGKPKVPAHRVSETALLEQVLQRVRYWLATENEMAELKGQPRRRNHGGNQGQELTAAYVAPWPHRSSAAWQRWRRKSSRHKDEKRSNSSGLQYNLSSTHTRS from the exons atggaggAATACGAGGTTTTGGGTCACATGAGTGAAACTTTGCCTTACAGTTCATTACCGTCATATTATTTGCCTCACCACGCCGTGTTAAGAGAGTCTAGCACGACTACCAAGCTTCGTGTCGTGTTTGATGCTTCAGCTGCCACTACATCAGGAAAATCATTTAACGACATCCAGTTAACAGGACCCAGGGTTCAGGACGACTTATTTTCCATCTTACTGCGGTTTCGTCAACATAAATATGTGGTGTCAGCTGACATCGAGAAAATGTATCGGCAAATTCTTGTGGACGATGAACAACGTCAACTTCAGTTGATCTTATGGAGGGCAGACCCTTCTAAGCCGCTTAAAATCTATTCTCTTAATACCGTGACTTATGGGACGTCATCAGCGCCGTTTCTGAGCACGCGGTGCCTCTTACAGCTATCACAGGAGTCCAGTGACAAGGAAACACAGGAAGCGATCGCCAGGGACTTTTATGTAGACGACTTCCTATCTGGCTCTCATTCAATAGATGATACTGTGGCACTGTGTCGTAATGTAACAACCACGctgaaaaatgcccaatttcACTTGCGTAAATGGCAGTCTAATAATGAAGAGATTCTTAAAGCCGTCGGTGAGAACCCATGTCTGAAAGAATGTGTGGATCTGAGCGAGAACGAGCTGTCTAAAACATTGGGTCTTAATTGGAGATGCGCTCAAGACAGTCTTACGTTTCGCATAGACATCTCGTTACCAAAAGTAGTCACAAAAAGGCACATTCTTTCAGTCATAGCCCAAATCTTTGACCCTCTAGGATTAGTAACGCCTTGTATAGTGCAGGCGAAAATACTAATGCAGAAACTTTGGGTAAACCAGTGTTCTTGGGATGATCCGCTTACAGGAGACATACTTACATCCTGGGAAGACTTTGTGAAATCTCTGCCTTATCTTAATAAAGTCCAGATACCTCGCTGGGTCTTGTGCAATACACCTACGGTTGTTGATTTCCACGTCTTCACTGATGCGTCGGAGAAAGCATACGGAGCTTGCCTGTACGTCCGCTCCGTGGCCGGGGATGGCTCAGTGAGTGTTCGCCTACTGGCATCAAAAAGCAAAGTCGCGCCTATTAAGGCCACAACTATTCCTCGTCTTGAGCTTTGCGGGGCCTTATTAGGCGCAAGATTATGCACAAAGGTTCTTGAGTCAGTTATCCGGAAACCAGACCATTGCGTATTTTGGTGTGACTCTATGATAGTCATGGGTTGGTTATCATCATCTCCTTGTTCATTGCGTCCTTTTGTAAAAAACCGGATATCAGAGATCCAGGAAAGTTCCAAAGCCGCTTGTTGGCGCTACGTACCTTCAAAGGAGAATCCTGCAGATCTAGTATCTCGAGGTTTAAGTGCCGACCTCATAATGAACTCTTCCTTGTGGTGGTCTGGACCATCCTTCTTGAAGCAGGACATGGCCTACTGGCCGACCGCCCCAGGAAGGTCTGGTAATGAGTCTTCATTGCCAGAGATGTTACCGGCAAAATCATTAGTCACATGTCCCGCTTTTGATAACTCTTGTAAGCCAATagaacatttaattaaaaacaaatcatcTTATTCAAAATTGCAACGGATAATAGCGTATATACTTAGATTCATCCACAATTGTAAAAAGGAAAATACTAAGAAAACCGGTGGTCTTACATTAGCTGAGCTAGAATCGGCTTCAGTTCTACTTCTTCGTAGGTCCCAACAAGACTCTTTTCCTAACGAGTACGAACTTCTTAAAACAGGGAAACCATTGCCAAAGAAAAGCCGGCTTAGTTCGCTGTCACCATTTCTTGATTCAGGGCTTATTAGAGTCGGGGGTCGACTCGTCAACTCATTCTATGACTATGGCACAAAGCATCCTATAGTCCTCTGTAGTAAGCATCATCTCGCAAGgctgttttttaaaatgttccACTTACGTCTACTTCACGCGCCTCCTCAATTACTTCTAGCGACTATAAAACTTAACTACTGGCCGCTCGGAGGAAGAAACTTGGCAAAACAGGTTGTCCATACTTGTCTCAAATGTGTTCGGTTGAAAGGTGAAACAGTGCAACCAGTAATGGGTAACTTGCCGAAAGAAAGGTTGCACCTTGAATATCCGTTCCTCGAAACAGGCACCGATTACGCCGGTCCAATTCTTATAGCTGACCGCAAAGGTAGGGGGTGTAGGCTCATCAAGGCCTACATTTGCATATTTGTGTGTTTAGCATCCAAGGCACTTCATTTGGAGCTTGTTTCGGATTTAACCAAGGAGGCTTTTATGGCAGCTCTTAACCGATTTATCGGTCGTCGTGGCAAACCAAAG GTACCAGCGCATCGAGTTTCTGAAACAGCACTTCTGGAACA
- the LOC133534337 gene encoding uncharacterized protein LOC133534337, whose translation MSAEDRCKELIKKRASIKAKLTQFIAYFNTAKTCEQLSDSQLVELDMRIKKLDDSYDSFDFYQSELEMLAEDPTEQYTARELFERSYYKEIAAARELVDRHRSQRAKEVQSEVGSNECPTVVSYKHNNVRLPKINLPHFSGGYQNWMEFKDIYVSLIHSETSIDNINKFHYLRASLHGSAALVIRSLDFKGDNYDAAWKLLCERYDNKQLLVNNHVQALFNIEQVHKESSVALRQIVDNTKKNLNALATLDQPVEHWDTLIIHIMAAKLDGVTSREWEEHRNQLTNPPALSDFITFLTNRCNLLETLEEAKHNRVRTDTSVNNKPKSLLASASNVNKPKTYNVTCPLCNKAHYVFNCERALPVEQRVLKAKEFNVCLNCLRPGHNESKCKLSHCKYCKTKHNTLLHVHTEPKTASEHIAFSANAHNVNVAEHVLLSTALVKVRDGQGKLHSVRVLLDNGSTYNYITRDLSERLNLPIKNVKTTVSMLEKHESNITQSCSLKLESYDGAYSTDIECNVLSDITSPIPHTYIDVTDVPIPSEICLADPSYTEPADIEILLGAKIFWSVLGTNRIILGKNDPFLVETKLGWLLVGAINQPTSVKPVCLFLTDKQTDTTLTKFWELDTISPKHDFTPDENACEELFNKTTKRDKDGRFVVTVPLKESPDTLGDSYG comes from the exons CAGTGATTCGCAGTTAGTGGAATTAGACATGCGTATTAAAAAACTTGATGATTCGTACGACTCTTTTGATTTTTACCAGAGCGAATTGGAGATGCTAGCTGAGGATCCTACCGAGCAATATACTGCACGCGAGCTGTTCGAGCGGTCTTACTACAAAGAGATTGCCGCCGCTCGGGAGCTGGTGGACAGGCATCGCAGCCAACGCGCCAAGGAGGTTCAATCCGAGGTAGGCTCCAATGAATGCCCAACAGTGGTGTCTTATAAGCACAACAATGTAAGGTTGCCAAAAATTAATTTACCGCACTTCAGCGGTGGTTATCAGAATTGGATGGAGTTTAAAGACATTTATGTTTCCTTAATTCATTCTGAGACAAGTATCGACAACATTAACAAGTTTCACTACCTACGCGCCTCTCTTCATGGAAGCGCGGCCTTGGTGATTAGAAGCTTGGACTTTAAGGGGGATAACTACGATGCCGCTTGGAAACTCCTTTGTGAACGATACGACAACAAACAGTTGCTTGTCAACAATCATGTCCAGGcactttttaatattgaacAGGTGCATAAAGAGTCAAGTGTAGCCTTGCGACAGATTGTTGACAACACTAAAAAGAACTTAAATGCCTTAGCAACTTTAGACCAGCCCGTAGAGCATTGGGATACATTAATAATCCACATCATGGCAGCCAAATTAGACGGAGTTACAAGTAGGGAATGGGAGGAACATAGGAATCAGTTGACAAACCCTCCGGCACTTAGCGATTTCATAACGTTTCTTACCAATAGGTGCAATCTTTTGGAAACTTTAGAAGAAGCCAAGCACAACAGGGTTAGGACGGACACGTCTGTCAACAATAAACCAAAAAGCCTTCTGGCTTCAGCAAGTAACGTTAATAAGCCTAAAACATATAACGTAACTTGCCCTTTATGTAATAAAGCTCATTACGTCTTCAATTGCGAAAGGGCTTTGCCAGTAGAACAACGCGTACTCAAGGCAAAGGAATTTAACGTGTGCTTAAATTGCTTACGTCCCGGTCATAACGAGAGTAAGTGCAAACTTAGCCACTGCAAGTACTGCAAGACCAAGCATAACACACTTCTTCACGTCCATACGGAACCTAAGACCGCGTCAGAACACATAGCTTTTTCCGCGAATGCCCACAATGTTAACGTGGCCGAGCATGTTTTGCTTTCAACAGCCTTAGTCAAAGTGCGCGATGGTCAAGGGAAATTGCACAGTGTTAGGGTCTTATTAGATAATGGCAGTACATATAATTACATAACTCGGGACTTATCTGAGAGGCTGAACCTGCcaattaaaaatgtcaaaactacaGTGTCCATGCTTGAAAAGCATGAATCAAATATCACCCAATCGTGCTCTCTTAAATTGGAGTCTTATGATGGGGCTTATAGCACTGACATAGAGTGCAACGTATTGTCCGACATTACGTCACCAATACCTCACACATACATTGACGTAACGGACGTACCCATACCTTCGGAAATTTGTCTTGCCGATCCTTCATACACCGAACCCGCTGATATTGAGATTCTTCTTGGGGCTAAAATATTTTGGAGCGTTCTCGGCACCAATCGCATTATCTTAGGCAAAAATGATCCCTTCCTCGTTGAGACAAAGCTAGGTTGGCTCTTAGTAGGCGCCATAAATCAACCTACCTCTGTCAAACCAGTTTGCTTGTTCCTGACTGACAAACAAACGGACACGACTCTTACAAAATTTTGGGAACTTGATACCATATCCCCAAAACATGACTTCACACCGGACGAAAACGCGTGTGAAGAACTCTTTAACAAAACTACTAAGAGAGATAAAGACGGACGTTTTGTGGTGACCGTTCCTCTGAAGGAATCTCCCGATACCTTAGGAGACTCCTACG GTTAG